The window GACCGTTCGTAATAGCCTCACCATAACTAGCTCCTGGTCCCGTCAAATAAGAAACGACACCAACTTTGGCTTTTACAACTCCGCCTGAGTCATTGGACCCTTCACCGGCTGAATCGGAAGTTCCAGAGCCGCTCTCCGACGTGCCTGAATTACTGCCGCCGCCACAAGCAGCTAAAACAACAAGCGCGAACGCCATCATTAGCGAAAAGACTAATCGTAGTTTTTTGTTCATTTTGTGTTCCCCCTCTTTCTGCTTTACAAATTATTAGACTAGCATAATTACTATACAACAAAAACTGAATAATGGGAACCGCATTATTTATTTGTATTGGTTTATTTTTTTCATTAATTTAATATTTAACTTTACTGTAATAAAGTTTTGGAAATCTCGACAGGGAAAAGGAAATGACTTCCTTCACCCTGCTTTTTTTCATAGGCAACCGTGCTATACTTAATGGATGGAACAGGAGGAATAACGGCACATGAAACAATGGATGTACCCCATATTTATCGTCATCGGAGCAAGTTGTTATGGAATTCTATCGACTATTATCAAGCTCGCCATACAGGACGGCTATACGGCAGCGGAAGCCGTCACGAGCCAGTACTACGTTGGCTTTTGCCTGTCTCTCCTTATTTTCACCGTCATTCACAGGAAACTCCCGAAATTCGGCGGTGGGTGGACGCTTGTGCTCGCCGGCCTGTTCACAGCATTTACAGGTACGGTGTATGGACAAGCAGTCAGCTATATGCCCGCTTCTCTAGCCGTCGTCATGCTATTCCAGTTCACTTGGATCGGCATGTTATTCGACTGCGTGGCGAACCGGCGATTGCCGAAACGAATTGAAGTCATTTCCTTGGTCTTTCTCTTCGGCGGAACGATTTTGGCGGCGGGGGTCATCGATGCAGATATTAGCGCCATTCCTTGGCAAGGTTGGGCATGGGGCATGGCAGCAGCCATTTCGTTTGCCTCTTTCATCATGGTGAATCAGAAGCAAGTAGCGGGGATGGATACGATTACCCGGTTATTGTTCATGTCCTTTTTCGCCGCAATTGCCATCACGTTCTTCCAATCGCCTGAAATCATGTGGAACGGCAGTTTTGGGAACGGCCTATGGGTTTATGGTTTGATCCTAGGTTTATTCGGAATCGTGCTCCCGATTTTCTTATTTTCAATCG is drawn from Sporosarcina sp. FSL W7-1349 and contains these coding sequences:
- a CDS encoding EamA family transporter, which encodes MKQWMYPIFIVIGASCYGILSTIIKLAIQDGYTAAEAVTSQYYVGFCLSLLIFTVIHRKLPKFGGGWTLVLAGLFTAFTGTVYGQAVSYMPASLAVVMLFQFTWIGMLFDCVANRRLPKRIEVISLVFLFGGTILAAGVIDADISAIPWQGWAWGMAAAISFASFIMVNQKQVAGMDTITRLLFMSFFAAIAITFFQSPEIMWNGSFGNGLWVYGLILGLFGIVLPIFLFSIGVPRVGTGTASILSAMELPVAVTASVILLHETLTSLQVIGILIILGGMVLPSIVQRRLKSRKSLPSR